A region of the Candidatus Sysuiplasma jiujiangense genome:
ATGCGAAGAGGAAGAAACGTATCTTCACATCCTTTGACTTCGACCTGATGGTTGCCTCGTCCTGGACTCTGAAGCCTCTTTCCATATTCCATCTTCCGCGGTATGCCTGAACTATGCTGTCCAGGTCTATTTCCTGCCGGTTTGTTGCAAAACACCAGTCCATGCGCTTTCCCAGTATCTTCTCGAATATCTTCCTGAGAAAGGGGACAGTTGTTTCGCCCTTCAGCACTGTCTTGTTCACGTTCACACTGAAACTGCAATCCACTGTCTTTCTCTCATCCTGAAGCATGCCGGCGAGTTCTCTCTTCACCACTGCTGTCTTCCTCAGGAAGAGCAGATAGGGGATGCTCATGTGCGAGAGCATGAGCATCAGTTCATTGTTGTGGAAACCCCTGTCGAACAGCACGAGCCTGACAGAGCGGAGGAGCGGCCTCACAAGCGACAGGCAGTAACACACGTCGACGGCCATGTTGTTCCCTGCATGCACCGGTATTGAGAGCAGCGGCACCTTCTCCGGCACATCGTGGCTGACGAGTGAACAGGTGAGGAAACGGAACTTGCCCATGACGGCATGCTCACCCGTCCAGGCATGCATCCATATGCCGTTCAGTCTGCCGTAGAAGTCCTCATCCGTGCAGTCGAATGCAAGAACAGCATCATGCGCACTGAAATTCGACCTTCTGTCCATGATCTGCAGCGTCTTCAGATATTCGTAGTAGACGGCAGACATGGGAACCCTCCTTATCGCGAGATGTATGCTGTCCGCCCTGTCGCCCACTGTTTCCAGATACGTGTTAGCCATGGCTGCCCTGAGCAGTTCACGGTTGTAGTGGAAACCCGAGAGTTCAGGACTCTTCGGCCTGAGCGACAGCGCCCTGTCTACGAATATGTCGAGCGTTGTGAGCGTCCAGCAGAGCTTCTCCCTGTTAAGCTGTGCTGCGGCTATCTGACCTCTGTTTCATGTGTGCAGCTCA
Encoded here:
- a CDS encoding transposase — encoded protein: MANTYLETVGDRADSIHLAIRRVPMSAVYYEYLKTLQIMDRRSNFSAHDAVLAFDCTDEDFYGRLNGIWMHAWTGEHAVMGKFRFLTCSLVSHDVPEKVPLLSIPVHAGNNMAVDVCYCLSLVRPLLRSVRLVLFDRGFHNNELMLMLSHMSIPYLLFLRKTAVVKRELAGMLQDERKTVDCSFSVNVNKTVLKGETTVPFLRKIFEKILGKRMDWCFATNRQEIDLDSIVQAYRGRWNMERGFRVQDEATIRSKSKDVKIRFFLFAYEQELQLIWSVFYREDVPFKQFLLQLSETCTGRLRRAEERAANREAAEQKESDAQQPQ